The Desmodus rotundus isolate HL8 chromosome 3, HLdesRot8A.1, whole genome shotgun sequence genome includes a region encoding these proteins:
- the LOC128780479 gene encoding olfactory receptor 8S1 has protein sequence MALRNHSTMTEFLLLGLPADHPSQALLFVFFLVIYLLTLSGNLLMILVIRANSHLHTPMYFFLSHLSFLDLCYSSVTVPKTLENLLSEKKTISVEDCLTQAFFVFDSGGTEICLLAAMAYDRYAAICHPLRYSQMMSDQLCVGLVWGSWGLAFLDALINTLLAWNLDLCETRVISNFLCEIPSLFPLSCSNSSNNFAVLLCSALLHAFGTFLLLFYSYVRIVSTILSISSTSGRSKAFSTCSSHLTAVTLFYASGFLRYLMPTSGSPWEVVFSMQYSVVTPLVNPLVYSLKNKEVKAGLKNMLQKSVHLF, from the coding sequence ATGGCCTTGAGGAACCACAGCACCATGACTGAGTtcctcctcctggggctgcctGCTGATCATCCCAGCCAGGCCCTACTCTTTGTGTTTTTCCTGGTAATTTACCTCCTGACTCTGTCAGGGAACCTACTGATGATCCTGGTGATCAGGGCCAACTCTCACCTTCACACCCCTATGTACTTCTTCTTGAGTCACCTCTCCTTCCTGGATCTCTGTTACTCTTCAGTCACGGTGCCCAAGACGTTAGAGAACCTCCTGTCTGAGAAGAAAACCATCTCTGTGGAGGACTGTTTGACCCAGGCCTTCTTCGTGTTTGACTCTGGGGGAACAGAGATCTGCCTCCTTGCAgcgatggcctatgaccgctatgcTGCCATCTGCCACCCTCTACGCTACAGTCAGATGATGAGCGACCAGCTGTGTGTGGGGCTGGTGTGGGGATCTTGGGGCCTGGCCTTTCTGGATGCTCTCATCAACACCCTCCTAGCTTGGAACTTAGACCTCTGTGAGACTCGAGTCATCTCCAACTTCCTTTGTGAGATACCTTCTCTATTCCCCCTCTCCTGTTCCAACAGCTCCAATAACTTTGCTGTCCTGCTCTGTTCTGCCCTTCTGCATGCCTTTGGGACCTTCCTCCTGCTTTTCTACTCTTATGTCCGCATTGTCTCTACCATCCTGAGCATCAGCTCTACCTCAGGCAGAAGcaaggccttctccacctgctcctcccacctcacTGCAGTGACCTTATTTTATGCTTCAGGCTTCCTTCGCTATCTTATGCCCACCTCAGGCTCCCCATGGGAGGTGGTTTTCTCCATGCAGTACAGTGTGGTCACTCCCCTAGTGAACCCCCTTGTCTATAGCTTAAAGAACAAAGAAGTAAAAGCAGGTCTGAAAAATATGTTGCAGAAAAGTGTGCATCTTTTTTAG
- the LOC128780618 gene encoding olfactory receptor 8S1-like translates to MEIGNITTVTAFVLLGLSNNPQIQAILFVLFLVIYLLTLMENLLMLLVIRADSHLHSPMYFFLSHLSFLDAFYSSIIVPKLLENLLSKWKTITLPECFTQISLVIFSGATEACLLAVMAYDRFQAVCHPLLYMVAMNRKVCIGLVGASWAIGMGTGLVNTLLLAQQHFCGPNLISSCFCELPPVLLLACSDSYISNAAILTTMVFLGFGTLVLLLGSYTRIIMTALGINSTSGRSKIFSTCSSHVLVLIIFYGSGFIRYMTPASGSVLEQVLSVQYSVVTPLLNPLIYSLKNQEVKAALRRVLARKPRMTF, encoded by the exons ATGGAAATTGGCAACATAACCACCGTCACTGCATTTGTTCTCCTAGGACTATCCAACAACCCTCAGATCCAGGCAATACTCTTTGTACTGTTCCTGGTGATTTACCTCCTGACCCTCATGGAGAacctgctgatgctgctggtgaTCAGAGCTGATTCCCATCTGCACagccccatgtacttcttcctgagTCACCTCTCCTTCCTCGATGCTTTCTATTCCTCAATCATTgtgcctaaactgctcgagaaccTTCTTTCCAAGTGGAAGACTATCACCCTTCCTGAGTGTTTCACCCAGATTTCCTTGGTCATATTTTCTGGAGCCACTGAAGCGTGCCTCCTTGCAGTCATGGCCTATGACCGGTTCCAGGCTGTGTGCCACCCACTGTTGTACATGGTGGCTATGAACAGGAAAGTATGTATTGGCCTGGTGGGAGCATCCTGGGCCATAGGAATGGGGACTGGCCTAGTAAACACCCTTCTCCTGGCTCAGCAGCACTTCTGTGGCCCCAACCTCATCAGCAGTTGTTTCTGTGAGCTTCCTCCAGTGCTCCTGTTGGCCTGTTCTGACTCCTACATTAGCAATGCCGCCATCCTGACAACCATGGTGTTCCTGGGCTTTGGCACCCTTGTCCTATTGCTGGGTTCCTACACCCGCATCATCATGACAGCCCTGGGCATCAACTCTACCTCGGGTCGGAGCAAAATCTTCTCCACTTGCTCTTCTCATGTTCTTGTGCTCATCATATTTTATGGTTCAGGATTTATCAG GTACATGACTCCAGCATCTGGCTCAGTCCTGGAGCAAGTGCTCTCTGTGCAGTACAGTGTGGTGACCCCTCTGTTAAACCCCCTCATCTACAGTCTGAAGAACCAGGAGGTGAAGGCAGCTCTCAGGAGGGTGCTGGCCAGGAAGCCCAGAATGACCTTCTAA